A window of the Clupea harengus chromosome 8, Ch_v2.0.2, whole genome shotgun sequence genome harbors these coding sequences:
- the fzd9a gene encoding frizzled-9 — protein MGDLQVKTVILLWCHLVIAGSTLEIGAYDIERGRPAKCEPITIPMCQGIGYNMTRMPNFMKYESQVEAGIKLQEFAPLVEYGCDVHLRFFLCSLYVPMCADQVSNTIPACRPMCEQARQRCSPVMEKFSFGWPDSLDCSRLPTKNDPNSLCMEAPENDTKPEGKKGEGMLPLPPRPRQPGAGANGPSTAGLGSCKNQEKFQYVEKSRSCAPRCAPSIDVFWSRQDKDFAFIWMAVWSTLCFVSTAFTVLTFLLDPQRFQYPERPIIFLSMCYNVYSVAFIIRSVAGAENIACDRENGELYIIQEGLESTGCTIVFLILYYFGMASSIWWVILTLTWFLAAGRKWGHEAIEAHSSYFHMAAWGLPAMKTIVILTMRKVAGDELTGLCYVGSMDVTALTSFVLIPLSCYLVIGTSFILTGFVALFHIRKVMKTGGTNTEKLEKLMVKIGVFSILYTVPATCVIVCLFYERLNMDYWKFRALEGQCVAFPGRRSEDCSLDSSVPTVAVFMVKIFMSLVVGITSGVWVWSPKTLQTWQSLCNRRLAVRGSRKACNSVSCSSSHCYYKPSAVTLHMTKTDSYLESPTHV, from the coding sequence ATGGGGGACTTACAAGTGAAAACTGTGATTCTACTCTGGTGCCACCTTGTAATCGCTGGATCTACCCTGGAAATTGGAGCCTATGACATTGAACGAGGACGACCCGCAAAATGCGAGCCCATTACCATCCCCATGTGCCAGGGCATTGGCTATAACATGACCAGGATGCCCAACTTCATGAAATACGAGAGTCAGGTGGAGGCGGGCATCAAACTGCAAGAGTTTGCTCCTCTGGTGGAGTACGGGTGCGATGTGCACCTCCGCTTCTTCCTCTGTTCACTCTACGTGCCCATGTGTGCCGACCAGGTGTCCAACACCATCCCCGCCTGCCGGCCCATGTGCGAGCAGGCGCGGCAGAGGTGCTCGCCCGTCATGGAGAAGTTCAGCTTCGGCTGGCCCGACTCGCTGGACTGCTCCAGGCTGCCTACCAAGAACGACCCCAACTCGCTGTGCATGGAGGCGCCGGAGAACGACACCAAGCCTGAGGGCAAGAAGGGAGAGGGCATGCTCCCACTGCCCCCCAGACCCAGGCAGCCAGGCGCGGGGGCCAACGGGCCCTCCACCGCTGGCCTGGGCTCGTGCAAGAACCAGGAGAAGTTCCAGTATGTGGAGAAGAGCCGCTCGTGCGCCCCACGATGTGCGCCCTCCATCGACGTCTTCTGGTCGCGCCAGGACAAGGACTTTGCGTTCATCTGGATGGCCGTGTGGTCCACGCTGTGCTTCGTCTCCACCGCCTTCACCGTGCTCACCTTCCTCCTGGACCCGCAGCGCTTTCAGTACCCGGAGCGGcccatcatcttcctctccatgtGCTACAACGTCTACTCCGTGGCCTTCATCATCCGCTCGGTGGCTGGCGCTGAGAACATCGCCTGCGACCGCGAGAACGGCGAGCTCTACATCATCCAGGAGGGCCTGGAGAGCACGGGCTGCACCAtcgtcttcctcatcctctacTACTTCGGCATGGCCAGCTCCATCTGGTGGGTGATCCTCACCCTCACCTGGTTCCTGGCCGCCGGCCGCAAGTGGGGCCACGAGGCCATCGAGGCGCACAGCTCCTACTTCCACATGGCAGCCTGGGGCCTGCCGGCCATGAAGACCATCGTCATCCTCACCATGAGGAAGGTGGCGGGCGACGAGCTCACGGGCCTGTGCTACGTGGGCAGCATGGACGTGACGGCGCTCACCAGCTTCGTCCTCATCCCCCTGTCCTGCTACCTGGTCATCGGCACCTCCTTCATCCTCACGGGCTTCGTGGCGCTCTTTCACATCCGCAAGGTCATGAAGACCGGCGGCACCAACACGGAAAAGCTGGAGAAGCTCATGGTGAAGATCGGCGTCTTCTCCATCCTCTACACGGTGCCGGCCACCTGCGTCATCGTCTGCCTCTTCTACGAGCGGCTCAACATGGACTACTGGAAGTTCCGGGCCCTGGAGGGCCAGTGCGTGGCCTTCCCCGGGCGCAGGAGCGAGGACTGCTCGCTGGACTCCTCCGTGCCCACTGTGGCCGTGTTCATGGTCAAGATCTTCATGTCCCTGGTGGTGGGGATCACCAGTGGCGTGTGGGTTTGGAGCCCCAAGACCCTGCAGACGTGGCAGAGCCTGTGCAACAGGAGGCTGGCCGTGCGCGGCTCCAGGAAGGCCTGCAACAGCGTCAGCTGCAGCAGCTCCCACTGCTACTACAAGCCTTCGGCAGTGACACTGCACATGACCAAAACAGACTCCTACCTAGAGAGCCCCACACACGTATGA